From Microplitis mediator isolate UGA2020A chromosome 11, iyMicMedi2.1, whole genome shotgun sequence, one genomic window encodes:
- the LOC130676896 gene encoding uncharacterized protein LOC130676896: MAAAVFIKVHTPAHGVRVTLLCSETKVAPLKRLTIPRLELTAAHMLAKLTKHCQSTLNLTQSPIYLWTDSTITLTWIKSHPSRWKEFARNRVSHIQDLLPDGHWNFIPGTQNPADCATRGLTPSQLRYHQLWWTNPPWLLKSSSSWPKSPSIDDTGAQAKERPGLARFSSNSSLKSNWPIMERPIPLLRMLRATAICFRLRDMIKKSPNSSLKTPITSDEVISALNFCIKETQRIHFSNEINMHSKHAPWPNGHPFARLVAFIDTDGIIRVGGRLENSPNQDQSKHPAILPRNAALTKLIISDAHQRTVHGGTQLTLAFIRQKYWIIGGRQPVRSIILKCIKCARHRADRAQQLMGQLPVSRVTPSSAFTHTGVDYAGPITLKNWRRRGAKTYKGWICVFVCLSTSAVHLEVVSDYSSSGFIAALRRFISRRGICTALYSDCGTTFKGAETDLNRLFTQGTQESREILDHITVNSITWHFNPPAAPHMGGKWEAAVKSLKHHLTRAVGESSFTFEEFTTLLTQIEAILNSRPLEPLTEDPDDMNALTPGHFLIGRALNMIPEPALIDTNSSRLSRWQFLQQRVQQFWNHWSASYLQRQLAITKWQRPTHQIQVGSLVLLTDERFPPTRWPLARIIALHPGKDGLTRVATLKTVNSTLTRPITKLALLPIEPEPQEDDEE, encoded by the coding sequence ATGGCAGCTGCCGTGTTCATCAAAGTCCACACACCTGCTCATGGAGTCAGAGTTACGCTGCTCTGCTCCGAAACCAAGGTAGCTCCGTTAAAACGACTAACGATACCAAGGTTAGAACTCACCGCAGCTCACATGTTGGCAAAACTCACAAAACACTGCCAGAGCACTCTAAATCTCACTCAATCGCCAATATACTTGTGGACGGACTCAACAATTACACTCACGTGGATTAAATCTCATCCGTCTCGCTGGAAGGAGTTTGCTCGGAATAGGGTGTCACATATTCAAGATCTACTTCCAGATGGCCACTGGAATTTCATTCCGGGCACACAAAATCCAGCAGACTGCGCAACACGAGGGTTGACACCTTCTCAACTCCGTTATCATCAACTATGGTGGACTAACCCACCATGGTTACTCAAGAGTTCATCGTCCTGGCCTAAAAGTCCATCAATCGATGATACAGGAGCTCAAGCAAAAGAACGGCCTGGACTGGCCCGGTTCTCATCGAATTCATCGCTGAAATCAAATTGGCCTATCATGGAGCGGCCAATACCACTCCTACGCATGTTACGAGCTACTGCAATCTGCTTTAGACTTCGTGACATGATCAAGAAATCACCAAACTCATCACTCAAGACTCCAATTACTTCTGACGAAGTAATTTCTGCACTCAACTTCTGTATCAAAGAAACTCAACGCATTCATTTTTCAAACGAGATCAACATGCACTCCAAACACGCACCATGGCCTAATGGTCATCCATTTGCTCGATTGGTTGCATTCATTGACACCGACGGCATCATTCGAGTAGGTGGACGGTTGGAAAATTCTCCAAATCAAGACCAAAGCAAGCATCCTGCTATTCTACCACGGAATGCGGCACTCACAAAACTCATCATCTCTGATGCTCATCAGCGTACCGTGCATGGTGGTACTCAACTTACTCTGGCATTCATACGACAAAAGTACTGGATCATTGGCGGTAGACAACCAGTACGCTCAATTATacttaaatgtataaaatgtGCACGACATCGTGCTGATAGAGCTCAACAACTCATGGGTCAGCTACCAGTATCACGAGTCACTCCATCATCTGCATTCACTCACACTGGAGTTGACTATGCTGGTCCAATAACACTCAAAAATTGGAGACGCAGAGGAGCAAAAACATACAAAGGCTGGATTTGTGTTTTTGTCTGCCTTTCTACGTCAGCAGTACATCTAGAGGTAGTCAGCGACTACAGCTCTAGTGGGTTCATCGCAGCACTCCGCAGATTTATCAGCCGACGAGGCATCTGCACAGCACTCTACAGCGATTGTGGAACGACGTTCAAAGGCGCTGAAACTGATCTCAACCGTCTGTTCACTCAAGGAACTCAAGAGTCAAGAGAAATACTGGATCACATCACTGTGAACAGTATTACCTGGCATTTCAATCCACCAGCAGCTCCACATATGGGTGGAAAGTGGGAAGCTGCTGTCAAATCACTCAAACATCATCTTACTCGAGCAGTGGGAGAGTCTTCATTTACGTTTGAAGAATTTACGACTCTTCTTACGCAAATTGAAGCTATATTGAATTCAAGACCATTGGAGCCACTCACGGAAGATCCAGATGACATGAATGCACTCACTCCTGGTCACTTCTTAATTGGACGAGCACTCAACATGATTCCTGAACCAGCACTCATCGATACAAATAGTTCTCGATTGTCCAGATGGCAATTTCTACAACAACGTGTTCAACAGTTCTGGAATCATTGGTCTGCAAGTTATCTCCAAAGACAACTGGCAATTACCAAGTGGCAACGTCCAACTCATCAAATTCAAGTTGGGTCACTTGTATTACTCACCGACGAAAGGTTTCCACCAACCAGGTGGCCTCTCGCTCGCATTATCGCACTCCACCCTGGTAAAGATGGATTGACCAGGGTTGCTACGCTTAAAACAGTGAACTCAACACTCACTCGTCCAATCACGAAGCTTGCACTCCTACCAATTGAACCAGAACCACAAGAAGATGACGAAGAATAA
- the LOC130676897 gene encoding glycine-rich protein 1-like — MVNTDGIIIGYEKTTETAPAANTTTTADDDSDAAADDDICHAGAVAAVSATSGASAYGTPGAAAAAANATPDATAATSAAGAAAAVADPGAVAGTVADVEVVDEIIAISGNVASTCNSDNIGSTVGAGIDSTVDAGVADAGTGSGAAVGVTFGASAAAAGATMGAVADAGANATPSAAAVAEIDDGGAVVGAFAATGTAVGAVTDAVGASAGATAGAAAAASVDDGGAITGAVADASTAMGAAAGAVADAAVGATFGAGADATPSAAEEPFNIF, encoded by the exons ATGGTAAATACTGATGGCATAATTATTGGGTACGAGAAGACCACGGAAACTGCCCCTGCTGCAAATACTACGACTACTGCGGATGATGATTCTGATGCCGCTGCTGATGATGACATTTGTCACGCTGgtgctgttgctgctgttaGTGCTACGTCTGGTGCTAGTGCTTATGGTACTCCTGGTgccgctgctgctgctgctaatGCTACTCCTGATGCCACTGCTGCTACTTCTGCTGCTGGTGCCGCTGCTGCTGTCGCGGATCCCGGAGCTGTCGCTGGTACTGTTGCCGATGTAGAAGTTGTCGACGAAATAATAGCAATTTCTGGGAATGTTGCCAGTACTTGTAATAGTGATAATATTGGTTCAACTGTTGGTGCTGGCATTGATAGTACTGTTGATGCTGGAGTCGCTGATGCTGGTACGGGTTCAGGTGCTGCTGTGGGTGTCACGTTCGGCGCTagtgctgctgctgctggtgCTACAATGGGTGCTGTTGCTGATGCTGGTGCTAATGCTACTCCTAGTGCAGCTGCTGTAGCTGAAATTGATGATGGTGGAGCTGTCGTTGGTGCTTTTGCTGCTACGGGTACTGCTGTTGGTGCTGTTACTGATGCTGTTGGTGCTAGTGCTGGTGCTACTGCGGGTGCAGCTGCTGCTGCTAGTGTTGATGATGGTGGAGCTATCACTGGTGCTGTTGCTGATGCTAGTACTGCTATGGGTGCTGCTGCAGGTGCTGTTGCTGATGCTGCTGTTGGTGCCACGTTTGGCGCTGGTGCCGATGCCACTCCGAGTGCAGCTGAGGAACcttttaat ATTTTTTGA
- the LOC130676899 gene encoding uncharacterized protein LOC130676899 yields the protein MLMSLAFLPPDNRTWIGELRRNGNNRKKPLFSITTWNYYQVVIEDDLRSNNGVEGWHHSFNKKVGVNHEIFSALIRVIKAEQVITETNILQINTGANVITKRRKIYADKDERLKKMVEQSNNDDHTQQDASRSADLQDPDIAAHLPEI from the exons atgcTCATGTCATTAGCATTTTTGCCTCCAGATAAT CGAACATGGATCGGTGAACTTCGACGTAATGGTAATAATCGTAAGAAGCCATTATTCTCAATAACCACGTGGAATTACTATCAAGTAGTCATTGAAGATGATTTGCGTTCGAACAACGGTGTTGAGGGTTGGCACCAttcgtttaataaaaaagtcggCGTCAATCATGAAATTTTCAGTGCGTTGATTCGTGTAATAAAAGCTGAACAGGTTATTACGGAAACAAAtatattacaaattaataCTGGAGCAAATGTCATCACAAAACGTCGTAAAATATATGCTGATAAAGATGAACGGCTGAAAAAAATGGTTGAACAAT ccAACAATGATGACCATACACAACAAGACGCTTCCCGTTCAGCAGATCTTCAGGATCCTGACATTGCAGCTCATCTACCTGAAATATAA